Proteins from a single region of Primulina tabacum isolate GXHZ01 chromosome 5, ASM2559414v2, whole genome shotgun sequence:
- the LOC142545900 gene encoding uncharacterized protein LOC142545900, with translation MEGNSSSGNLMQGGSGSYGGFDLHGPLRVNPHHQQHLFSFNHQQNSNPRQGSSVVQPPIHENFPLTIRSTQDCDQTISLADFNKLDRGKSASDEDEPSFTEDAADSSKGKKATWQRVKWTDTMVRLLITAVSYINEEASIEYGAGSRRKCANLQKKGKWKSVSKVMAERSHFVSPQQCEDKFNDLNKRYKRLNEILGKGTSCEVVENPALLDVMDHISEKAKEEVRKILSSKHLHYEEMCSYHNGNRLHLPPDPELQHSLRLALRSRDDHDENDVKQHPHHDNDDVDHEMEFDDRYECEDVQWNMAKRVKLCQSHRDFKMKNSLDYNKSFNFQAENTDADVIQVPPEGTKTNMSQKEWINDQNLQLEEQRLYIQTQMLELEKERFKWQRFCRKKDRELEMMKLEIERMKLENERMALELKRKEMGIESS, from the coding sequence ATGGAGGGGAATTCTTCATCAGGGAATCTGATGCAAGGTGGTTCTGGTTCTTATGGAGGTTTCGACTTGCATGGACCTTTGAGAGTTAATCCTCACCACCAGCAACATCTATTTTCATTTAATCATCAACAAAACTCAAATCCGAGACAAGGATCATCAGTTGTTCAACCCCCGATTCATGAAAATTTCCCTCTTACAATTCGAAGCACCCAAGATTGTGACCAGACCATATCCTTGGCAGACTTTAATAAACTGGACCGGGGAAAATCCGCGAGTGATGAAGATGAGCCGAGCTTTACAGAAGATGCTGCTGATTCGAGCAAAGGAAAGAAGGCCACTTGGCAACGTGTGAAATGGACCGACACTATGGTAAGGCTGTTAATTACTGCCGTTTCTTACATTAATGAAGAGGCATCCATTGAGTACGGGGCCGGTTCAAGAAGGAAATGTGCTAACTTGCAAAAAAAGGGGAAGTGGAAATCGGTTTCAAAAGTCATGGCAGAAAGGAGCCATTTTGTTTCACCTCAGCAGTGTGAGGATAAATTCAACGACCTTAACAAACGATACAAGAGGCTTAATGAGATTCTAGGGAAAGGAACTTCTTGCGAGGTCGTCGAGAATCCAGCACTTTTAGATGTGATGGATCATATTTCTGAGAAGGCGAAAGAGGAAGTTAGAAAAATTTTGAGCTCAAAGCATTTGCACTATGAAGAGATGTGTTCTTACCATAATGGGAATCGGTTGCATCTTCCCCCTGATCCTGAATTGCAGCATTCTTTGCGGTTAGCACTTAGGAGTAGAGATGATCATGATGAGAATGACGTGAAACAACATCCACATCATGATAATGATGATGTGGATCATGAAATGGAATTTGATGATCGATATGAATGCGAGGATGTTCAATGGAACATGGCTAAGCGGGTTAAGCTATGTCAGAGTCATCGAGATTTTAAAATGAAGAATTCTCTAGATTACAATAAAAGTTTCAATTTTCAGGCAGAAAATACTGATGCTGATGTGATTCAAGTGCCACCTGAAGGCACAAAAACAAATATGTCCCAGAAGGAGTGGATAAATGATCAGAACCTTCAATTGGAAGAACAAAGGCTATACATACAAACGCAAATGTTGGAACTGGAGAAAGAGAGGTTCAAATGGCAGAGGTTTTGCAGGAAAAAGGACCGAGAACTGGAGATGATGAAGTTGGAAATTGAGAGGATGAAACTTGAGAATGAGCGTATGGCTTTGGAACTAAAGCGAAAAGAAATGGGCATTGAAAGTAGTTAA